The DNA segment TCAATGGCGGGGTCGGCGTGCTGATGAGCGGGCTCGATTACGAGCGCGTGGTGCTCGCCGGGCTCCAGCTCGGCATCATGCAGGCCTGCCTCGACACCGTCATCCCCTACGTCCGCGAGCGCAAGCAGTTCGGAAAGCCCATCGGCGCCTTCCAGCTGATCCAGGCCAAGGTCGCCGACATGTACGTCGCCCTCCAATCGGCGCGCGCCTACACCTACGCGGTCGCCAAAAGCTGCGACGCCGGCCAGACCACCCGCTTCGACGCCGCCGGCGCGATCCTGCTGGCGAGCGAGAACGCCTTCCGCGTCGCTGGCGAGGCGGTGCAGGCCTTGGGCGGCGCGGGCTATACCAAGGACTGGCCGGTCGAACGGTATTTGCGCGACGCCAAACTCCTCGACATCGGCGCCGGTACCAACGAAATCCGCCGCATGCTGATCGGCCGCGAGTTGATCGGGGGCGAGCGGGGGCAGGCCCAATGAGCGGGGCGGAAAATACGGTGCCGGCGGTCGAGACCGGCGCGGGCGATCTGCCTGGGCGGCAGAAGGGCTTCCTCGGCTTCGTCGAGCGCGTGGGCAACAAGCTACCCGAGCCGGCGATGATCTTCGTCTGGCTGATCCTCGCCCTGATGTTCCTCTCCGCGCTAGGCCAGGCGCTCGGCTGGTCGGCTTCGCTTGCCTATACGGGCGAGGAGGCGCCGGAGTGGGGCACGCTCGAGGCGGGCACGCTCACCTATACGGCGACCAGCCTTTTCAGCGAAGAGAACATCACGCGCCTCGTCACCGAAATGCCGCGCACTTACGCCGGTTTTGCACCCCTGGGCCTGGTGTTGACGCTCATCCTGGGCGCGGCGGTGGCGGAGCGCTCAGGGCTGTTCTCCGCGCTGATCCGCGCCTCGCTCCGCAATGCGCCGCGCGCCATCCTGACGCCGATCGTGGCGGTCATCGGCATGGTCTCGCACCATGCCTCGGACGCTGCCTATGTCGTCTTCATCCCGCTTGCCGCGGTGCTTTATGCAAGCGTCGGGCGGCATCCGCTGGCGGGGCTCGCGGCCGCCTTCGCAGGGGTGTCAGGCGGCTTCGCGGGCAATCTGACGCCCGGGCAGATGGACGTGCTGCTCTTCGGCTTCACCCAGGAAGCGGCGCGTATCATCGACCCCGACTGGACCATGAACCCGCTCGGCAACTGGTATTTCATCCTTACGATCGTCGCGCTGTTCACGCCGATTATCTGGTTCATAACCGACCGCATCGTCGAGCCGCGCCTCGGTGCCTGGCGGGACGAGCCCGATGCCGAGCTTCAGGCGGAGCTCGCGAAGACCGCGGTGACTCCGGCCGAGCGGCGCGGCCTGCGCTATGCCGGCCTCGCCGCGCTGATCGTCGCGGCGGGCTTCGCGGCACTGGCGCTGTGGCCCGGGTACACCCCGCTGATCGACGAGACCAAGAACGGGACCGCACAATTGCAGCCGTTCTACACCGGGCTTGTCGCCGGGTTCTTCCTGTTGTTCCTGCTCGCCGGGATCGCCTTCGGCCGCGGCGCGGGCACGGTGAAGACCTCGAAGGATGTGATCGCAATGATGCAGGAAGGGGTGCGGATGCTTGCGCCCTATCTCGTCTTCGTGTTCTTCGCTGCGCATTTCGTCGCCATGTTCAACTGGTCGCGGCTGGGCCCGATCTTCGCGATCGACGGGGCGCAAGCCTTGCAACAGATGGCGCTGCCCGCGCCGCTGCTGCTGGCAGGCGTGCAGTTCGTCTCCTCTTTCCTCGACCTCTTCATCGGTTCGGCCGCGGCGAAATGGAGCGCGATGGCACCCGTCGTGGTGCCCAAGTTCATGATCCTCGGCATCAGTCCCGAGATGACCACCGCCGCTTACCGGATGGGCGACAGCTACACCAATATCATGACCCCGCTGATGAGCTATTTCCCGCTCATCCTCGCCTTCGCGCGCCGCTACGACAAATCGCTCGGCGTCGGCTCGCTGCTGGCGCTGATGCTGCCCTATGCGCTGAGCTTCATGGTGGTGGGGCTCGCGATGACGATGAGCTGGGTCGGGCTCGACCTGCCACTGGGGCCGGGGGCGCAGGTGTTCTACGATGCGCCCGCCGCGGTGCTGCCGTGAGCGCGCCAGTTCTCACCACCAAACTCGACCGTGAAAGTGCCGAGGCGAAGGCGCGGTTCACGCACAACAAGGCGCTGGCGGACGAGCTGCGCGCCCGAGTGGCGGAGGCGGCGCTCGGCGGGCCGGAGAAGCACCGCGAGCGGCATGTGAGCCGCGGCAAGCTGCTGCCGCGCGAGCGCGTCGAGCGGCTGCTCGATCCGGGCTCGCCGTTTCTCGAGATCGGGCAACTCGCGGCCAACGGCATGTACGAGGGCGACGTCAACGGCGCCTCGATGATCGCCGGCATCGGGCGGGTCAGCGGGCGGCAGGTGATGATCGCCGCCAACGATCCGACCGTGAAGGGCGGCAGCTACTATCCGCTGACGGTGAAGAAGCATTTGCGCGCGCAGGAGATCGCGCAAGAGAACCGCCTGCCCTGCGTCTACCTCGTCGATAGCGGCGGGGCCAACCTGCCCTATCAGGCCGAGGTCTTTCCCGACCGCGACCATTTCGGGCGCATCTTCTTCAACCAGGCAAACATGTCCGCGCTCGGCATCCCGCAGATCGCGTGCGTGATGGGTAGCTGCACCGCGGGCGGCGCCTATGTGCCCGCGATGTCGGACGAGACGGTGATCGTGCGCGAGCAGGGCACGATCTTCCTCGCCGGCCCGCCGCTCGTGAAGGCGGCGACGGGGGAGGAGATCAGCGCCGAGGATCTTGGCGGCGGCGACCTTCACGCGCGCAAATCGGGGGTGGTCGACCATCTCGCCCAGAACGACGAGCATGCGCTCACCATCGTGCGCGATATCGTCAGCCATCTCGGCGCCAATCACGCCGCGGCGAAGGATGTGGAGCTGAAGGAACCGCGCCCGCCCAAATTCGATGCCGAGGATCTCTACGCGCTTATCCCCGACGACGTGCGCGCGCCTTACGACGTGCACGAGGTGATTGCCCGCCTTGTGGACGGCAGCGAGTTCCACGAGTTCAAGCCGCTCTACGGCGGCACGCTGGTCACCGGGTTTGCACATATCTGGGGCATGCCGGTCGCCATCCTCGCCAACAACGGCGTTCTCTTCAGCGAAAGCGCGCAGAAGGGTGCGCATTTCATCGAGCTTGCGTGTCAGCGGCGCGTGCCGCTGCTGTTCCTGCAGAACATCTCGGGCTTCATGGTCGGCGGCAAATACGAGGCGGAAGGCATCGCCAAGCACGGGGCGAAGCTCGTCACCGCCGTCGCCACTGCCACCGTGCCCAAGGTGACCGTGGTCATCGGCGGCAGCTTCGGCGCGGGCAACTACGGGATGTGCGGGCGCGCCTATTCCCCGCGCTTCCTGTTCACCTGGCCCAATGCGCGGATAAGCGTGATGGGCGGCGAGCAGGCGGCGAGCGTGCTCGCGACCGTCCACCGCGATGCGGAGCGCTGGACCGCAGAGGAGGCCGAAGCCTTCAAGGCGCCGATCCGTCAGAAATACGAGGATGAGGGCAATCCCTATTACGCCACCGCGCGGCTCTGGGACGACGGGGTGATTGATCCCGCGCAGACGCGCGATGTCCTCGGCCTCGCCTTTGCCGCCACGCTTGAAGCACCGATCGCAGAACGGCCCGGCTTCGGCGTCTTCCGGATGTGATGCGTGGAACCCCTCCCTGCCCCCAGCGGTTGATCCTTGCAGGAGAGTTTTGATGACCGCCGATACCCAGATCATCCTGTTCCTCCTGCTTGCGATCGTGGCCTTGGCGATCATCAGCTGGCTGGTGGCACGCCAGCGGCGCAGCCGCGCTTTGCGCGAACGGTTCGGCGAGGAATACGAGCGCACGCTCGCCGCGAACGGCGGCAGCCGTGCCAAGGCCGAAGCGGACCTCGTCGCGCGCACAAATCGCGCCAAGGCCATCGAAATACGCCCGCTCGATCCCGCGCTGCGCCAGAACTACATCGCCGATTGGACCGACACCAAAGCGATGTTCGTCGACGATCCGGTCGGGGCAATCGCGAAGGCAGATCGCTTGCTGGCCGATATGATGGAGCAGCGTGGCTATCCCATGGGCGATTTCCACGCGCGCCACGGGGACCTGACCGTGCAGGAGGGCGAGGTGGCGAAGCACTATCTCGCAGGGCACGAGATCGCCGACCGGGCGACTCGCAACGAAGCGACGACGGAGGAGCTTCGCCGGGCACTGCAGCACTATGATCGGCTGTTCACCGAGCTTCTGGACGAAAACGCTCCTTTCCGGGCGAGCTGACCCCCTCCCGCTTGTCGAACGACCCCCGATGGCGGTCGGCGGAGGCCGGTCGGCATCGGTGCCCAAAGCCGCCACAGCACGCCTGAAGGCGAGGGAGGACGAGTATGCCCATGACACTGACGATGCTGGCCGCCGCCGCGGCGACTGTGATGTGCCCGGTCACGCTCACCGGGCCGATGTCTGGACCGGGTTTAAGGACGAGATGCACGACCTGAAGATCGGCGCGGGAACCACTGCGGTTCCGGCGGGCCAGCTCTTCCTGCTGCCACCGCTCGTCGACGGCCATCCGCGCCCGCTCTATACCATGCTGGCGCAACGCGGCTGGGCGGGACCCGGGGATTGACCGAAACCCCGGTGGCGGACGTGCTGGGCTATTTCATCGACCCAGGCTCCGACTGGCCAGCGCTCGCAACCCCGGTGCTCGCGATCCGGGGCCCAGGTCTGCCGCGCCCGCGCTGAAGAGCCGCTGGGCACCCTGACCGCTTAGCGCGCAGCGATCCATCTGGCCGCGGCGGGGGGCTGCGACGCGGCCTCGGCACAGGACCAATCCGCCGCGGCGAGCGCGCGGCGCGCCGCCTCGAGCGCCGGGCCGGCATCGAAATGCACCGCCGCGCGCTCCTGCCGTGCGCCATCGCGCAGGATCAGCTTCACCTCCTTGCCCGCCGTCAACCGTCCAGCGAGCTCATTCGTCAGGGTGATACGGATGCGGGTATCGCCATAGACTGCAATCGTATGTGGGGCGGGGAGCGTTATCGCGTCGAGCGCGAAACCCGCTTCGGCAACAGCGAGTTCGGTCACGCGTTCACCCGCATAAACAAAGGCAACCGAGGCGCGTTCAAAAACGTCTGGTTCCGCGCCAGCCGGACCATCCGCGCCGGGGCGTTCCATCAGCACCTGCATCTCGGCCTCGGGTCGCTCGCGCGCGAGCAAGGTCAGGAGAGCGCGCGAAGGCTGCGCCGGAAACGCACCCGCCGCGGCATCGAGAAGCTGGAGCTGCGGGAGCCCCGCAAAATAGCAGCTCCGACCCGCCGCATGGCTGTAGGTCATCACCCGCGGCGCACTCTCGGGCATACCCCGGCAGGTCGAAACGACCGCGGCGAGCGCGGCCTGAAAACGCGCGGCATCGGCGGGGGCGAAGGTCAGCGTGTCGACCGGAAGCCGCCCTTCGTGGTCGTAGAAGGCGATCCGCACCTGGCCGTCCTCTGCCGCTCCCGCCCAGGCGAGCTCGCTCCAGCGCAGTAGCCGGGTGAAGACCTCCCCCCGCCCCGGTACTTCGGCGGCGAGCCGGGCGGCGCAGCCCGCCTCCACCGATATCGCGCGGGCACGCACAGTTACCGTGGCGCCGCGCATGGTCAGCGCAAGTTCGGGCCCCGAGAGCAGATCGGCCAGCATCGCGCTCTGCGCTATAGGCGACGACGCTTCGGCTGGGGGCACGGTCATCGCGTTGGCGACGACCATGGGGAGCAGGAACATGCGCACCTCCGTTCGCGTGTGTGCTCCGGCCATGCCCCCGATATGGTAAAGACCGGGTTAGTCACGCCCGCCCGATTGCGCCCCGGCCCCCGCCTCCCTAAGGCGCCGCGAACCCCGCTCCCGACGGACGATCCGCCTCCCATGCTGCGCAGCCTTTACAATTGGACCCTGGACAAGGCCGCGCATCCGCACGCGACCTGGTGGCTGGCGCTGTTCGCCTTCGTCGAAGCGAGCTTTTTCCCGATCCCGCCCCATCCCTTGCTCGGCCTGATGTGCCTCGCCGAGCCCAGGAAGGCGCTTCGCTTCGCCGCCATCGCGACACTGGCTTCGGTCGCGGGTGGGCTGCTCGGTTATGCGATCGGCTGGGGTCTTTACGATACGGTGGGTACTCAGGTGCTGGCCTGGCTTGGCCTCACCGAAAGCTTCCCGCAGGCGGTCTGCTACCTCAACCAATACGGCTTCTGGCTCTTTGTCGCCAAGGGCGCAACGCCCATTCCGTT comes from the Qipengyuania sediminis genome and includes:
- a CDS encoding AbgT family transporter, which codes for MSGAENTVPAVETGAGDLPGRQKGFLGFVERVGNKLPEPAMIFVWLILALMFLSALGQALGWSASLAYTGEEAPEWGTLEAGTLTYTATSLFSEENITRLVTEMPRTYAGFAPLGLVLTLILGAAVAERSGLFSALIRASLRNAPRAILTPIVAVIGMVSHHASDAAYVVFIPLAAVLYASVGRHPLAGLAAAFAGVSGGFAGNLTPGQMDVLLFGFTQEAARIIDPDWTMNPLGNWYFILTIVALFTPIIWFITDRIVEPRLGAWRDEPDAELQAELAKTAVTPAERRGLRYAGLAALIVAAGFAALALWPGYTPLIDETKNGTAQLQPFYTGLVAGFFLLFLLAGIAFGRGAGTVKTSKDVIAMMQEGVRMLAPYLVFVFFAAHFVAMFNWSRLGPIFAIDGAQALQQMALPAPLLLAGVQFVSSFLDLFIGSAAAKWSAMAPVVVPKFMILGISPEMTTAAYRMGDSYTNIMTPLMSYFPLILAFARRYDKSLGVGSLLALMLPYALSFMVVGLAMTMSWVGLDLPLGPGAQVFYDAPAAVLP
- a CDS encoding carboxyl transferase domain-containing protein, with amino-acid sequence MSAPVLTTKLDRESAEAKARFTHNKALADELRARVAEAALGGPEKHRERHVSRGKLLPRERVERLLDPGSPFLEIGQLAANGMYEGDVNGASMIAGIGRVSGRQVMIAANDPTVKGGSYYPLTVKKHLRAQEIAQENRLPCVYLVDSGGANLPYQAEVFPDRDHFGRIFFNQANMSALGIPQIACVMGSCTAGGAYVPAMSDETVIVREQGTIFLAGPPLVKAATGEEISAEDLGGGDLHARKSGVVDHLAQNDEHALTIVRDIVSHLGANHAAAKDVELKEPRPPKFDAEDLYALIPDDVRAPYDVHEVIARLVDGSEFHEFKPLYGGTLVTGFAHIWGMPVAILANNGVLFSESAQKGAHFIELACQRRVPLLFLQNISGFMVGGKYEAEGIAKHGAKLVTAVATATVPKVTVVIGGSFGAGNYGMCGRAYSPRFLFTWPNARISVMGGEQAASVLATVHRDAERWTAEEAEAFKAPIRQKYEDEGNPYYATARLWDDGVIDPAQTRDVLGLAFAATLEAPIAERPGFGVFRM
- a CDS encoding YqaA family protein, with the translated sequence MLRSLYNWTLDKAAHPHATWWLALFAFVEASFFPIPPHPLLGLMCLAEPRKALRFAAIATLASVAGGLLGYAIGWGLYDTVGTQVLAWLGLTESFPQAVCYLNQYGFWLFVAKGATPIPFKLLTITAGFMGMGLGMFLLGSLVSRAISFMIVGVLFRLFGAPIKRFVDKYLGLVTAGFIALVIAGFLALTLLGGGDDDPADRCAAVATVPVR